A single genomic interval of Natronoarchaeum philippinense harbors:
- a CDS encoding thioredoxin family protein has product MVLKESDPALDAGDAAPDFELPGVDGETHTLASFDDAEALLVVFTCNHCPYARAKFDHLNDLAASYDDLAVVGINPNDAEAYPDDSFETMQEFVDDGRIDYDAYLRDEEQSIAHEYGAVCTPDPFLFRREEGEFRLAYQGRLDDALNPDDEPTEFYVRDAVESILAGEPVDQEWLRSQGCSIKWTD; this is encoded by the coding sequence ATGGTCCTGAAAGAGTCAGATCCGGCGCTGGACGCCGGCGACGCGGCGCCCGACTTCGAACTGCCCGGCGTCGACGGCGAAACCCACACGCTGGCCTCGTTCGACGACGCCGAGGCGTTGCTGGTTGTGTTTACCTGCAATCACTGTCCGTACGCTCGAGCGAAGTTCGACCACCTGAACGATCTCGCGGCGTCGTACGACGACCTCGCGGTGGTCGGCATCAACCCCAACGACGCCGAGGCCTACCCCGACGACTCCTTCGAGACGATGCAGGAGTTCGTCGACGACGGCCGGATCGACTACGACGCCTACCTCCGCGACGAGGAGCAGTCCATTGCCCACGAGTACGGTGCGGTCTGTACGCCAGACCCGTTCTTGTTCCGCCGCGAAGAGGGCGAGTTCCGCCTCGCCTATCAGGGGCGTCTCGACGACGCACTGAATCCCGACGACGAACCGACCGAGTTCTACGTGCGTGATGCCGTCGAGTCAATTCTGGCCGGCGAGCCGGTCGATCAGGAGTGGCTTCGGTCGCAGGGCTGCTCGATCAAGTGGACTGACTGA
- a CDS encoding acyl-CoA dehydrogenase family protein, with the protein MELLDESVVPEHAHEVKREAREFAEEHIAPNAEEYFRKGEYPHDILEAGQEAGLVAQDLGEDLGGRGLSLTEVLAIAEEFYRADAGIALTLQLASFGAEIVEEYGNEAQREEYLRPVAEGDQITGLAVSEPETGSDLAGMSTRAEKDGDEYVLNGEKYWIGNGVEGDWLTVYARTGDDEENRYGNHSMFIVPTDTEGYEAEHIPEKMGFRASKQAHIVFDDCRIPEENLVGAEGAGFWMLAEFFNHGRVVVSGHGLGLAAAAIEEAWDFTHGREEFGRSISDFQAVQHGLADMRLEFESARALAWRAAKKVEQGEDPGLWAAMAKTKTTEVATDCAEQGMQFHGGRSVLTDRRIARVYRDVRVPVIYEGANEIQRNLIYRQS; encoded by the coding sequence ATGGAACTGCTGGACGAAAGCGTCGTGCCTGAGCACGCCCACGAGGTCAAACGCGAAGCCCGCGAGTTCGCAGAGGAACATATCGCCCCCAACGCCGAGGAGTACTTCCGGAAAGGCGAGTACCCCCACGACATCCTCGAAGCCGGACAGGAGGCGGGACTTGTCGCGCAGGATCTGGGCGAGGATCTGGGCGGACGCGGCCTCTCGCTGACGGAGGTGCTGGCGATCGCAGAGGAGTTCTACCGCGCCGACGCCGGCATCGCCCTGACGCTCCAGCTCGCGAGCTTCGGCGCCGAGATCGTCGAGGAGTACGGCAACGAGGCACAGCGCGAGGAGTACCTGCGCCCCGTCGCCGAAGGCGACCAGATCACCGGGCTGGCGGTCTCGGAACCAGAGACCGGCAGCGACCTCGCCGGGATGTCGACCCGCGCCGAGAAAGACGGCGACGAGTACGTCCTCAACGGCGAGAAGTACTGGATCGGCAACGGCGTCGAGGGCGACTGGCTCACCGTCTACGCCCGGACCGGCGACGACGAGGAGAACCGCTACGGCAACCACTCGATGTTCATCGTCCCGACCGACACCGAGGGGTACGAGGCCGAACACATCCCCGAGAAGATGGGCTTCCGGGCGTCGAAGCAGGCCCACATCGTCTTCGACGACTGCCGGATCCCCGAGGAGAATCTGGTCGGCGCCGAGGGCGCGGGCTTCTGGATGCTCGCGGAGTTCTTCAACCACGGCCGCGTCGTCGTCTCGGGCCACGGGCTCGGGCTGGCCGCCGCAGCGATCGAAGAAGCGTGGGACTTCACCCACGGCCGCGAGGAGTTCGGCCGGTCGATCAGCGACTTTCAGGCCGTCCAGCACGGGCTGGCCGACATGCGACTGGAGTTCGAAAGCGCCCGCGCGCTGGCGTGGCGCGCCGCCAAGAAGGTCGAGCAGGGCGAGGATCCCGGCCTCTGGGCCGCGATGGCCAAGACCAAGACGACCGAGGTCGCCACCGACTGCGCCGAGCAGGGGATGCAGTTCCACGGCGGCCGCTCGGTGCTGACTGACCGTCGGATCGCCCGCGTGTACCGCGACGTTCGCGTCCCGGTGATCTACGAGGGCGCCAACGAGATCCAGCGTAACCTGATCTACCGGCAGTCCTAG
- a CDS encoding ester cyclase: MAQRTTDDVEQIARQYPEKIATEGDFDLHEELLAEDYVEHGPFGEDIRGQEADAKAMREFLNAFEGFEATVEDAVTQGDTVAMRVTLRGTHEGPFRGIEPTGNSIEVRNMVFTRVEDGKIAERWLQLDTLGLMEQLGAVEPLGE, from the coding sequence ATGGCACAGAGAACGACAGACGACGTAGAACAGATCGCGCGGCAGTACCCCGAGAAGATTGCGACGGAGGGGGACTTCGATCTCCACGAGGAACTGCTCGCCGAGGACTACGTGGAACACGGCCCGTTCGGGGAAGATATCAGGGGTCAGGAGGCCGACGCCAAAGCGATGCGGGAGTTTCTGAACGCCTTCGAAGGGTTCGAGGCGACCGTCGAGGACGCCGTCACGCAAGGCGATACGGTCGCGATGCGAGTGACGCTTCGGGGGACCCACGAGGGACCGTTCCGCGGCATCGAGCCGACCGGGAACTCGATCGAAGTCCGGAACATGGTGTTCACGCGCGTCGAAGACGGGAAGATCGCGGAGCGCTGGCTCCAGCTCGACACGCTCGGCCTGATGGAGCAACTCGGCGCCGTCGAGCCGCTAGGAGAGTGA
- a CDS encoding ABC transporter ATP-binding protein, protein MTREAVKILDRSGSGSSTPSAEDESSPFVRLDSITHEYGSSTGRFGSGTDREPTALRDVSLDVEPGTVVGVKGPSGSGKSTILHAVAGLLVPTAGTVEVLGTDLTELSDAERVRLRREHVGIVFQRFHLLPSLSARANVALPLVQAGVGRSKRRRRAEELLEGVGLGDRTTHLPGELSGGERQRVAIARALVTDPDVIVADEPTGELDTATGAAVLRVLTALGDDRAVLVASHDDATLSIADRVVALRDGAVVDDGR, encoded by the coding sequence ATGACGCGTGAGGCCGTGAAAATACTCGATAGATCGGGGAGCGGCTCGTCGACGCCGTCGGCCGAGGACGAATCGTCACCGTTCGTCCGACTGGACAGTATCACCCACGAGTACGGCTCCAGTACCGGCCGGTTCGGGTCGGGAACCGATCGCGAGCCGACGGCGCTGCGAGACGTGTCGTTAGATGTTGAACCCGGCACGGTCGTGGGGGTGAAGGGACCGAGCGGCAGCGGTAAGTCGACGATCCTGCACGCGGTCGCCGGCCTACTGGTTCCGACCGCAGGGACCGTCGAGGTGCTCGGGACCGACCTCACCGAGCTATCGGACGCCGAGCGCGTCCGACTGCGCCGCGAGCACGTCGGCATCGTCTTCCAGCGCTTTCACCTCCTCCCGTCGCTGTCGGCGCGTGCGAACGTCGCGCTCCCGCTGGTACAGGCCGGCGTGGGGCGGTCGAAGCGTCGGCGTCGCGCCGAGGAGCTTCTCGAAGGGGTCGGACTCGGCGATCGCACCACACACCTCCCCGGGGAACTGAGCGGCGGCGAGCGCCAGCGCGTCGCCATCGCTCGGGCGCTCGTGACCGACCCGGACGTGATCGTCGCCGACGAGCCGACCGGCGAACTCGACACGGCGACCGGCGCCGCAGTGCTCCGCGTGCTGACCGCGCTGGGCGACGACCGGGCAGTGCTGGTCGCGTCCCACGACGACGCGACGCTCTCGATCGCCGACCGGGTCGTCGCGCTCAGGGACGGGGCGGTGGTCGACGATGGCCGATGA
- a CDS encoding ABC transporter permease produces the protein MADDGDRTRRARWRGLLGVSAARLWKQATATRTGRIAATTAAVGTTIAVLLIVTGVALSLAEAGVVSSSDADVRIVPTEGETLTGVSGVEPARLGATNERARQLQSADGVDHASPVLVEPVRLAETGGNASALVLLVGVVPDENGRSVAGLSTAALEPGDPHYANGSYDGQRRSQIVLSETAAERVGATAGDSVAVGGNRTEADAAALSVAAVESSSGNEGDADVPVALIHLSELQSLSGADTGELADRVLVWGDADAAASAASEAYPNATVETPGGADPTALFDDGLAVATSLVALVVGVTICAAFVATTMGIAVNEDRRLLAVLAAIGFSTPSRLVIVGVSTLVTTLVGAIFGIVGGAAGIVAVDAVAGATVASRSVAAFHPVMIPYALAAALLSGVIAAPYPLVVAARTSVLDEVGR, from the coding sequence ATGGCCGATGACGGGGATCGGACGCGGCGAGCGCGCTGGAGAGGACTGCTCGGCGTCTCGGCCGCGCGGCTCTGGAAGCAGGCGACGGCGACCCGAACCGGACGAATCGCGGCGACGACCGCCGCCGTCGGGACGACGATCGCGGTCCTGTTGATCGTGACCGGAGTTGCGCTGTCACTGGCCGAGGCCGGCGTCGTGAGCAGCAGCGACGCCGACGTGCGGATCGTCCCGACCGAGGGAGAGACGCTCACGGGCGTCAGCGGCGTCGAGCCGGCGCGTCTCGGCGCGACGAACGAGCGCGCGCGTCAGCTGCAGTCAGCCGACGGTGTCGACCACGCATCGCCGGTGCTGGTCGAGCCCGTTCGGCTCGCTGAGACTGGCGGCAACGCCTCGGCGCTTGTCTTGCTCGTCGGCGTCGTTCCGGACGAAAACGGCCGTTCGGTCGCCGGGCTGTCGACCGCCGCGCTCGAACCGGGCGATCCTCACTACGCGAACGGGAGCTACGACGGCCAGCGGCGGTCGCAGATCGTCCTTTCGGAGACTGCGGCCGAGCGGGTCGGTGCCACAGCGGGTGACTCGGTCGCCGTGGGAGGCAACCGGACCGAGGCCGACGCGGCGGCGCTCTCGGTCGCTGCAGTCGAGTCGTCCTCGGGCAACGAGGGCGACGCCGACGTGCCGGTCGCGCTGATCCACCTGAGCGAACTGCAGTCGCTCTCGGGCGCCGATACGGGCGAACTCGCCGATCGGGTGCTCGTGTGGGGCGACGCCGACGCCGCCGCGTCGGCCGCCAGCGAGGCGTATCCGAACGCGACCGTCGAGACGCCCGGCGGCGCCGACCCGACGGCCCTGTTCGACGACGGCCTCGCCGTCGCCACCAGCCTCGTCGCGCTCGTCGTCGGCGTGACGATCTGCGCGGCGTTCGTGGCGACGACGATGGGCATCGCCGTCAACGAGGATCGCCGGCTGTTGGCCGTGCTCGCAGCGATCGGGTTTTCGACACCGAGTCGACTCGTAATCGTCGGCGTCTCGACGCTCGTGACGACGCTGGTCGGCGCCATCTTCGGCATCGTCGGTGGGGCTGCCGGCATCGTCGCGGTCGACGCCGTCGCCGGTGCGACCGTCGCCTCTAGGAGCGTCGCCGCGTTCCACCCCGTGATGATTCCCTACGCACTCGCCGCCGCGCTGCTTTCGGGGGTGATCGCGGCGCCGTACCCGCTCGTCGTGGCGGCGCGAACGTCGGTCCTCGACGAGGTGGGACGGTGA
- a CDS encoding ABC transporter permease: MRLLASLVRLRAVAGLALAQLRRAPGRTVLTIGAVALAVLSVTLLASLGVGVVEIGERGLDQADRDIWVSNEPVDPAASGTGNSIVDAHAVAASLQAREDIRTASPVAMHGLFVGTNRSDLRRVPAVGVQRTHAGFDFERGGGFALNRSDYADASAGEPARAEIVLDPRTAEALGVGVGDTVRVGGSRATTQPFTVVGIASHYSQYLSAPAATVPVVDLQTLTGTFGTDRATFVMADTTAGASPAAVRDAVADEYPAYDVRTGDQQVEKLLRERPLVLASGATLIGFAVLGGAVLTINLFALVAYQQRDELAALRAIGLSRGVLAGTIGTQGIVIGVLGGIVGVAATRPIAAGLNRLARRVVGFETLLRPSVEIYAAGIALAVGLGAVVALLTGWQAGRYARVEQLLT; encoded by the coding sequence GTGAGACTGCTCGCCTCGCTCGTCCGGCTGCGGGCAGTCGCCGGCCTCGCGCTCGCACAGCTTCGCCGGGCGCCCGGGCGGACCGTCCTCACGATCGGCGCCGTCGCGCTGGCGGTGCTGTCGGTGACGCTGCTCGCCAGCCTCGGCGTCGGCGTCGTCGAGATCGGCGAGCGGGGCCTCGATCAAGCCGATCGGGACATCTGGGTGTCGAACGAGCCCGTCGATCCAGCCGCGAGCGGGACCGGCAACTCGATCGTCGACGCCCACGCAGTCGCGGCGTCCCTGCAGGCCCGCGAGGACATCCGGACTGCCTCACCGGTAGCGATGCACGGGCTGTTCGTCGGGACGAACCGGTCAGATCTGCGGCGCGTCCCGGCCGTCGGCGTCCAGCGAACGCACGCCGGGTTCGACTTCGAGCGCGGCGGGGGGTTCGCCCTCAACCGATCGGACTACGCCGACGCGTCGGCTGGCGAGCCCGCGCGGGCGGAGATCGTTCTCGATCCTCGCACGGCCGAGGCGCTGGGCGTCGGCGTCGGCGACACCGTCCGCGTCGGCGGGAGCCGAGCGACGACCCAGCCGTTCACCGTCGTCGGAATCGCCTCGCACTACTCGCAGTATCTGAGCGCGCCGGCCGCGACCGTCCCGGTCGTCGATCTGCAGACGCTGACCGGGACGTTCGGTACCGACCGAGCGACGTTCGTCATGGCCGACACGACCGCGGGCGCGTCGCCGGCGGCGGTGCGCGACGCGGTCGCCGACGAGTACCCCGCTTACGATGTTCGAACGGGCGACCAGCAGGTCGAGAAGTTGCTCCGAGAGCGGCCACTCGTGCTCGCAAGCGGGGCGACGCTGATCGGCTTCGCCGTGCTCGGCGGCGCCGTCCTGACGATCAACCTGTTCGCGCTCGTGGCTTACCAGCAGCGCGACGAACTCGCGGCGCTGCGCGCGATCGGGCTTTCGAGGGGTGTGCTCGCCGGGACGATCGGCACACAGGGGATCGTCATCGGCGTCCTCGGCGGGATCGTCGGCGTCGCCGCGACGCGTCCGATCGCCGCCGGGCTGAACCGCCTCGCTCGGCGCGTCGTCGGCTTCGAGACGCTGCTCCGGCCGTCGGTCGAGATCTACGCCGCCGGGATCGCGCTGGCCGTCGGCCTCGGCGCCGTCGTCGCGCTGCTGACCGGGTGGCAGGCGGGGCGGTACGCCCGCGTCGAGCAGTTGCTCACGTGA
- the dph2 gene encoding diphthamide biosynthesis enzyme Dph2 produces the protein MSEQTYSEGDLRNTGMSLKHDREWDYELDRIVSAVEERDAEKVGLQFPEGLKRRGPKVADDLRELVDDDVTIMLSGQPCYGACDLDTFLMRRTDVFVHFGHSPMKESEKIIYVPLFSNVDVLPIMEEAEEELADPDEDPEVGLVTTAQHMNRFDDMADWLEDRGYEVQTRRGDERLTHEGQVLGCNYASADVPADQVLYVGGGKFHPLGLAMEHPDKKVVIGDPVNNVVTIADTEKFLKQRYATVHKAMDAETWGVIFCTKIGQGRMDQAEKILDENDNAYLITMDEVTPDRLRNFGFDAFVNTGCPRITTDDGPQFHKPLLTPGEYEIAVGNKPLDELSFDTFHGTW, from the coding sequence ATGAGCGAGCAGACGTACAGCGAGGGCGATCTCAGGAACACGGGGATGTCGCTCAAGCACGATCGGGAGTGGGACTACGAACTCGACCGCATCGTCTCGGCGGTCGAGGAGCGCGACGCGGAGAAGGTCGGACTGCAGTTCCCCGAGGGGCTCAAGCGCCGCGGGCCGAAGGTGGCCGACGACCTGCGCGAACTCGTCGACGACGACGTGACGATCATGCTGTCGGGCCAGCCGTGTTACGGCGCCTGCGATCTGGACACGTTCCTGATGCGCCGCACCGACGTGTTCGTCCACTTCGGGCACAGCCCGATGAAGGAATCGGAGAAGATCATCTACGTCCCGCTGTTCTCGAACGTCGACGTGCTGCCGATCATGGAGGAAGCCGAAGAGGAACTGGCCGATCCCGACGAGGACCCCGAAGTCGGTCTCGTGACGACGGCCCAGCACATGAACCGGTTCGACGACATGGCCGACTGGCTCGAAGACCGGGGCTACGAGGTCCAGACCCGCCGGGGCGACGAGCGACTCACCCACGAGGGACAGGTGCTGGGCTGTAACTACGCCTCCGCGGACGTGCCGGCCGATCAGGTGCTGTACGTCGGCGGCGGGAAGTTCCACCCCCTCGGGCTGGCGATGGAACACCCCGACAAGAAGGTCGTCATCGGCGACCCCGTCAACAACGTCGTGACGATCGCCGATACGGAGAAGTTCCTCAAGCAACGGTATGCCACGGTCCACAAGGCGATGGACGCCGAGACGTGGGGCGTCATCTTCTGTACGAAGATCGGACAGGGCCGGATGGATCAGGCCGAGAAGATTCTCGACGAGAACGACAACGCCTACCTCATCACGATGGACGAGGTGACGCCGGATCGGCTGCGCAACTTCGGCTTCGACGCCTTCGTTAACACCGGCTGTCCGCGGATCACGACCGACGACGGCCCGCAGTTCCACAAGCCGCTGCTGACGCCCGGCGAGTACGAGATCGCGGTCGGCAACAAGCCGCTGGACGAGTTGAGCTTCGACACGTTCCACGGCACCTGGTAG
- a CDS encoding DUF7139 domain-containing protein gives MTDDETGDLPDNKLFELYEQYLGEPDAETDVYLGFGLFFVGIAFAVIALGLFAWSGAFVYGTDGFWSRRAPAFALGMLSVPTLLLSLVVLLPVERRATVSGLGGWTITLLSVVAFWQVYPSNWNVAGATDYSIQVTAVYAVGMTVLTASTGAALIAHQLARARPGPADIEPVDDEDEEETTYTTEEIEADIENAMEGVDLSWGGVEKHESKRLEFSTDTEFEAASVDGEATTTRESGGVDAQVSGLRQLKGGEKKTQTSESTVDDQTNKLKELREQRRKEEAADDGDDGLAGSIGGSGLLQRLRSALGR, from the coding sequence ATGACAGACGACGAGACGGGAGACCTTCCCGACAACAAACTGTTCGAGCTCTACGAACAGTATCTCGGCGAACCGGACGCGGAGACGGACGTCTATCTCGGCTTCGGACTGTTCTTCGTCGGCATCGCCTTCGCGGTAATCGCGCTCGGGTTGTTCGCTTGGTCCGGCGCCTTCGTGTACGGTACCGACGGCTTCTGGTCCCGGCGGGCGCCCGCCTTTGCGCTCGGGATGCTGTCAGTTCCGACGCTGTTGTTGAGCCTCGTCGTACTCCTGCCCGTTGAACGGCGCGCGACGGTGAGCGGGCTGGGCGGCTGGACGATCACGCTGCTTTCGGTCGTCGCGTTCTGGCAGGTGTACCCGAGCAACTGGAACGTCGCGGGAGCGACCGACTACAGCATTCAGGTGACGGCAGTGTACGCGGTCGGGATGACCGTCCTCACTGCATCGACGGGCGCCGCGCTGATCGCCCACCAACTCGCCCGCGCTCGTCCCGGTCCGGCCGATATCGAACCGGTCGACGACGAGGACGAGGAGGAGACGACCTACACGACCGAGGAGATCGAAGCGGACATCGAGAACGCCATGGAGGGCGTCGACCTCTCGTGGGGCGGCGTCGAGAAACACGAGTCCAAGCGACTGGAGTTCTCGACCGACACCGAGTTCGAGGCCGCAAGCGTCGACGGCGAGGCGACGACGACCCGCGAGTCCGGCGGCGTCGACGCGCAGGTCAGCGGACTCCGCCAACTCAAGGGCGGCGAGAAGAAGACCCAGACCTCCGAGTCGACCGTCGATGACCAGACGAACAAGCTCAAAGAACTGCGCGAACAGCGCCGCAAGGAAGAGGCGGCAGACGACGGCGACGACGGGCTCGCCGGCTCGATCGGTGGCTCGGGGCTCCTCCAACGGCTTCGGAGCGCCCTCGGGCGATAA
- a CDS encoding cell division protein FtsA: MAKGLDVGTMNILSAQQDGNDTVFVQQRNSFVEIDYSDMAEQMLSRSEVLHIRKDDKVYVVGDDALNFANIFNRETRRPMQHGILSSDEKSAIPMMKLIIEQVVGEPDHPGEKLYFSSPADPIDSDLSTLYHQKTLESFIDDMGYDAEPINEGMSVIYSELADNDFTGLGISFGAGMTNVCLAYYAVPVMKFSVARGGDWVDEQAAQATGTPVDKVTSIKEDDFELDFETDVGGVEGALSIYYENLLDYVIERIVKEVDDEDVEEGLDVPVVVTGGTSSPDGFEALFRDHLQDANIPFSISGVSHANEPLYSVARGGLVAARSDEEEQAASGGAEAEAAADE, translated from the coding sequence ATGGCGAAAGGCCTAGACGTCGGTACTATGAACATCCTGTCGGCACAGCAGGATGGGAACGACACGGTATTTGTCCAGCAGCGTAACTCCTTCGTCGAGATTGACTACTCCGATATGGCAGAGCAGATGCTCTCCCGGAGCGAAGTCCTCCACATCCGCAAGGACGACAAGGTGTACGTCGTCGGTGACGACGCACTGAACTTTGCGAACATCTTCAACCGCGAGACGCGCCGTCCGATGCAACACGGTATCCTCTCGTCGGACGAGAAGTCCGCGATCCCGATGATGAAACTCATCATCGAGCAGGTCGTCGGCGAGCCCGATCACCCCGGCGAGAAGCTGTATTTCTCCTCGCCAGCAGACCCGATCGACTCGGATCTCTCGACGCTGTATCACCAGAAGACGCTGGAATCCTTTATCGACGACATGGGCTACGACGCCGAGCCCATCAACGAGGGGATGTCCGTCATCTACAGCGAACTCGCGGACAACGACTTCACCGGGCTGGGCATCAGCTTCGGCGCCGGCATGACGAACGTCTGTCTGGCGTACTACGCGGTGCCGGTCATGAAGTTCTCGGTCGCCCGCGGCGGCGACTGGGTCGACGAGCAGGCCGCCCAAGCGACGGGCACGCCGGTCGACAAAGTCACCTCCATCAAGGAAGACGACTTCGAGCTCGACTTCGAGACCGACGTTGGCGGGGTCGAGGGCGCGCTGTCGATCTACTACGAGAACCTGCTCGACTACGTCATCGAGCGCATCGTCAAGGAAGTCGACGACGAGGACGTCGAGGAGGGCCTCGACGTGCCGGTCGTCGTCACGGGCGGCACCTCCAGTCCCGACGGGTTCGAGGCGCTGTTCCGCGACCACCTGCAGGACGCCAACATTCCGTTCTCGATCAGCGGCGTCAGCCACGCCAACGAGCCGCTGTACAGCGTCGCACGCGGTGGGCTCGTCGCGGCACGCTCGGACGAGGAAGAGCAGGCAGCAAGCGGCGGCGCGGAAGCCGAAGCCGCAGCCGACGAGTAA
- a CDS encoding zf-TFIIB domain-containing protein, which yields MNCPRCSDPLRTYSFRGHQTNGCETCGFVGVAVNHESEPVEIESWQDALDRFKEA from the coding sequence ATGAACTGTCCGCGCTGCTCGGACCCGCTCCGGACGTACTCGTTCAGAGGTCATCAGACGAACGGCTGTGAGACCTGTGGCTTCGTCGGCGTCGCCGTGAATCACGAGAGCGAACCGGTCGAGATAGAATCTTGGCAGGACGCGCTCGATCGGTTCAAAGAAGCGTAG
- a CDS encoding METTL5 family protein, with protein sequence MSTKRQLVQQLAVVAGFESPTAELEQYPTPPELAAHLIHVADLQDDIEDQTVVDLGTGTGMLALGAALRGPRRVVGVDVDRGALTTARENERRVGTTAEIGWVQADATRAPLSVDDATVVMNPPFGAQDGNEHADRAFLETARDVASVSYSIHNEGSKEFVEAFADDEGGEVTHAFRAELDLDRQFEFHEDERRTVDAEAFRIEWE encoded by the coding sequence ATGAGTACGAAACGTCAACTGGTCCAGCAACTGGCGGTCGTCGCGGGGTTCGAGAGCCCGACTGCCGAACTCGAACAGTACCCGACGCCGCCCGAACTGGCGGCCCACCTGATCCACGTCGCGGACCTACAGGACGACATCGAAGATCAAACGGTCGTGGATCTCGGCACCGGGACAGGAATGCTCGCGCTCGGCGCCGCACTCCGAGGGCCTCGGCGCGTCGTCGGCGTCGACGTGGACCGAGGCGCGTTGACGACCGCCAGAGAGAACGAGCGCCGGGTCGGAACGACGGCCGAGATCGGCTGGGTACAGGCCGACGCCACCCGCGCGCCGCTGTCAGTCGACGACGCGACCGTGGTAATGAACCCGCCCTTCGGCGCGCAGGACGGCAACGAACACGCCGATCGAGCCTTTCTGGAGACGGCCCGCGACGTGGCGTCGGTCTCGTACTCGATCCACAACGAGGGGAGCAAGGAGTTCGTCGAGGCGTTCGCCGACGACGAGGGTGGCGAGGTCACCCACGCGTTCCGCGCCGAACTCGATCTCGACCGGCAGTTCGAGTTCCACGAGGACGAGCGCCGGACTGTCGACGCAGAAGCGTTCCGCATCGAGTGGGAGTGA